GTGCCCGTGAGTACGTGTGCGTGCCTGTGTGTATGAgtacacgtgtgtgcatgtgtgtacgtgGCTCTGGGCGTGTGCGCATGCCCGTGTGtgtgagtgcgtgtgtgtgtgcacgcgtgtgccTGTGGCCACGCACGTGTGTGTGAGTGCATGCGCGCGTatctgtgtgcatgcacatgcgAAGGTGCCTGTGTGTACGTTCACGTGTGAATCGCGTGTGCGCACGCACGGCTGTGGCGGCGTGCGTGCCTGCGTGTGTGACTGCAGGCGTGCGCATGTGCGCGGGCACGTATGCGGGAGTGCCCCTGCGTGTGCACGCGTGTGGATCACGTGGGTGCATGCACATACGTGCCCGCGAGTGCGTGTGCATGCCCcagtgcgtgtgtgtgcgtgttgcCTGTGTGCCTGCAGGTGTGTGAGCGCATGTgccggggatggggcgggggggggatgctcggTGCCGGTTTGTGAATGGCGTTTTAGCACGGAAAATAggagctgatttaaaaaaaaaaaaaaaagggggggggggcgttcATTGAGAAGAAGGGGCTGTTTTATGTAGCGGTTCGTTgacccggggccgggggggggggctgttccCTCCGTGCTCAAACACCCGGCTCCTGCCCCCCAGccgctggggaaggagaagggaatggGGGGCTACGGCTGGGCGCTGCTGGCACCATGGGGAAGCACCGACCCGTGCCGAGCTGTGCCAAGCTGTGCCAAGCCATGTTGAGACATATCGTGCTCTGGCGAGCCATGTCGAGCCACGCTGACCCATACCGAGCCATGCTGagctatgccatgccatgccatgccaaggATGCCAAGCTGTGCCAATCCGTGCCAGGCTGTGCTGAGCCATGCCAAGCTATGCCGAGCTGTGTCATGCCGAGCTGTGCCAAGCCAAGCCCAGCCACGCCAAGCCATGATGAGCCatgccaagctgtgccatgccatgccaagcTGAGCTGTGCCAAGCAATGCCAAGCCATGCCAAGCCGTGCCAAGCCATGCCAAGCTATGCTGAGCCGTGCCAAGCCATGCTAGGccatgctgagctgtgctgagccGTGCCAAGCTGTGCCATACCAAGCCACGCCAAGCCAAGTTGAGCTATGCCAAACCATGCCAAGCcatgccatgctgagccatgccaaGCCATGCCATGCTGAGCTGTGCCGAGCTGAGCCATGCCAAGCTGTGCCATACCAAGCCAAGCCCAGCCATGCCAAGCCATGCCAAGCAGTGCCAAGCCATGCCAAGCTGTGCCGTGCCGAGCCATGATGAGCCATGCCAAGCCATGCTGTGCCAAGCCATGCTAAGCCGTACTGAGCATGCTGAGCCGTGTCATGCCATGCCAAGCTGAGCTATGCCAAGCCATGCCATGCTGAGCCGTGCCAATCCATGCCAAGCTGTGCCAAGCGATGCCAAGCCAAGCAAATCCATGCCGAGCCGTGCCATGCCGCgctgagctgtgccatgccaagCCATGCCATGCTGAGCTGTGCCAATCCATGCCAAGGCATGCCGAGTcatgccatgctgagccatgccaagccatgccatgccgtgctgaGCCgtgccatgctgagccatgccaagccgtgctgtgccatgctgagccatgccatgcTGAGCCGTGCCAATCCATGCCGAGCCGTGGAGATGGTGGGAGGCGGATGGTGAGCGCAGCCTGCGCAGGAACCCCATTGCTCAGTGCTTCTCTACCCCACCCATCACATACACACAGATAAATATagacagctctgctccccacccccccccgccacacaacacccccccccccccccgcggcctgGCAGCAGGGGCACATTTGCACGGGTAATTATGCTTTGCGCTCTGCTAATTAGCGCCCGTGGGGAGCTGCGGGAGGGAGGGGCAGGGGTAAGGCTGGCGGGGCCCGAGTGGGGTATCGGGGGGGGGACAGAGATGAGGTGTCcctggagacacacacacacacacacacacacactgggcCCCACCGCCCGGCACTGGGAGAGCCAGAAATCGGCATTTCTGCCCCCAGTGCCCAGTTTCAGCTGGTTTGTGAGTCAGGTCGTGGGAGCTGCAGTGGTGCAGGCAGCCCGGTTCCCCCAGttccccagcccggctcccccagTTTGCCAGTCCAGCTCCCCCAGTTCCCCAGCCTCCATGACTCCCTCaacccatctcccccagcccagTTCCTCCAGCCTCCACAGTccagcttccccagcccagctccccagtgcccccagctccGCAGGTCAGTTTGCCCAGCCCctcggtgcccccagcccccacagCCCAGCTTCCCCagttcccccacctcccccagcccagctcccctgtccccccagctccccagttcccccagttcacaagcctcccagcccagcttccccagctccccagtCCCCTAGCCCCCCCCAAGCCCAGTTCCCCCCGTTCCCCCAGCCCAGTTCTCCCAGTTTCCAAGCCCCCCAGACCAGTTTCCCCAGCTCCTCatttcccccagcccccccatctcccccGTTCCCCCCCTCGCAGGGTTTCTGGCCCCGCAGATGACGCGGGGCCTATTTTGGGCCCGGGCTCTGCCCAGCGTGGGAGCAggagcacggggtgggggggggccctgcctgggcacggcgcggggggggggggggggggggctgctccccacaGCTGGAATTGCCCGGGGGGGCGCGGATAAGCTGGGCTGGGAAAGGCTGCGGGATGCTGGTAGCGGGATGCTGGTACCCGGGATGCTGGTACCCGGGATGCTCGCACTAGGGATGCTGGTACCCGGTGCTCCCAGGCTCCTCCCcaggttcccccccgccccggtatTCCTGGGCTCTCCCGCCTCCAGTTGCCGCCCCCGGGCTCGCCTCCCCCCCCGGGTGCTCCGGTTTCTCTCCCCCCGGTTCTCCCCCCGCCcactgctcctccctccccccccccgcccccgctatTCCCGGGCTCTCCCCCATGATGCTCCcagtcctgtccccccccggtgcttccggttcccccccccccccggcgttcCCGGTCCCCTCCCCCGAgattcccccccggccccggtgctCCCGGGCTttctcctcccccgcccccagtcacccccccgggctccccccccaGGTCTCTCCCCCCTCCCGGTGCCGCCCCCGGGTTACCCCCCCCGGGGTTCCCCCCCGCAATGCTCCCGGTCCCGTCCTTCGtgtttccctcctcctccccggtgCTCCCGGgctctttcctcccccctccagtgCCGCCCCCGGGCTGCATCCCCCTCCCGGtgctcccggtgtccccccaccctcGGTTGCCcctcccaggtctctccccaccTCCCGGTTTCCCCTCCGGGcttccccccccgggctcccccccgcCAACCCGCTTTCCCCGGgtctctccccgcccccccggtcCCCACCCCCGGTCCCCCCAACCCCAGGTCTCTCCCCACCTCCCGGTCCCCCCCCGTCGGGCTCCCCCCTCCTCGGTCTCTCCCCGCCTCCacggtcgtcccccccccgcgctccTCCCCCCCAGGTCTCTCCCCGACTCCCGGTGCTCCCCCCGGTTCCCCCTCCCAGGTCTCTCCGCACCTCCCGGTTTCCCCCCCCGGGTTTCCCCCCGCCAAGGCTCCCCCCCTCTGGTCTCTCCCCACCTCCCggtcccgtcccccctcccctcccaaggTCTCTCCCCGCCTCCCGGttccccccccgtctccccccccgcCAGGCCTCTCCCCGCCCCCAGGCTCCCCCCTCGGTCTCTCCCGGCCTCCcggtcccccccacctcccggtTTCCCTCCCCGGGTTTCCCCCATTCCCGGCGCTCCCGGGCTCTcttctgcccccccacccccgttccGCCCCCgggctgccggccccgcccccgccccggccccgccccggccccgccccggccccgccccggcccatcgcgccccgcgccccggcgATGCCGCCGCCGCCGTAGGGGCCGCCGCGACCCGCGGCACCGGCACCGGAGCGCCTAGggctggccgggggggggaaaaaaaaggcgggggggaggggggcgcctGTGTCGGGGCCATGTCGGGTCGCGACAGCGTGCAGATCCCCGACGACAGGGACTTCGGGGCGTTCCGGGCGGAGTGCGAGTCGGAGCGCGGCTGGAGCCTCACCTACAGCAAGGCGGGGGTGGCCGTCTGGGTGCAGCTGCTGGAGCCCGAGCGCTCCCTGCACAAGATCAAGGTGAGACACCGCACGCACACGcacacccccgcacccccccgcaccccgcatCTCCCATCCCGCATCCTCTACCGGCGGCACCCcggccggggatggggggggaccctgggacgggaggggctgggggggaaggggatcCCCGGGGGGGACCTGGAGGCAAAGTGGGGACCCTCGGGCGATGCAACACCCCGGGGTGAGCGGGGACCCCGCAGTGAGTGGGGCTTGGGGGGTGAaccagcaccctggggtgagTGTAGACCCCAGGGGTGAGCGGGGACCCCACCCCTGGGGTGatgcagcaccctggggtgagCGGGGACCCCGCAGTGAGTGGGGCTTGGGGGGTGAACCAGCACCCCGGGGTGAGTGGGGACCCCATAGCAAGAGGGGGCCAGGGGCGTGAACCAGCACCCTGGGGTGATGCAGCACCCCGGGATGAGTGGGGACCCCACAGTGAGTGAGGCTTGCGGGGTGAACCAGCACCCTGGGGCGATGCGGCACCCTGGGGGGAGTGGGGACCCCACAGGAattgggggccggggggtgaaccagcaccctggggtgagCGGGGACCCCATAGCAAATGGGGACCCTGGGGTGATGCAGCACCCTGCGGTGagtggggaccccaggggtgaGCAGAGGGAACCCAGAGGTTAGTGGGCACCCTGTGGCAAGTGGGGACCCAGGGGTGatgcagcaccctggggtgaATGGGGACCCCCCAGCaagtgggggtctggggggtgaACCAGCACCCTGGGGCGatgcagcaccctggggtgagTGGGGACCTCAGGGGTTAGCGGGGACCCTGGGAGTGAGTGGGGACCCCAGGACAAGCAAGACCCCGGGGGTGCGCAGGGATAAGGGGGGACCCCTGGGGACGCGgtgggggggtgcagaggggtgaCTGGGGACTCACGCAGGGACAAACAGGGATACCCGGGGGGTGTGGGACCATGGGGTCTGGGTGctgcctgtccccccctcccatgcccctggggaccccgtggggttggggggctcctggggacctGCTGGGCACTGGGGCTGTCCCCATCCGAGCTGTCCCCACTGGGGCTGTCCCTCGCCACCCTGCAACCCCTTCTCCCCCAACAGAGCCCAGGGGGTCCCTCTGCGTCCTCTGGCAGGTCCCTTCCGTCCCCGGTGCCACCGTGCCGGGCTGGCACCCACCGGTGCGTGCTCATCCCTCCAGCAGAGCGGGGACAAGGGATCAAAGGGGAAAAACTTGGGACACGAGCGgcaccaggctggggctgccggtGGCCGCGGGCCACCGTGCCATGCTGGAGCCATTGCCCGGCTCTCTGCGGGGCTGgccggtgtccccgtccctgccggGGGGACCTGGGCGAAGCTGTCCCCGTCCGGTGCCACGGGTTGTGTCGCCGTGCCGAGGcctggtggcggtggtggcggcggtggcagcgCGGCCTGCTCCCACGCTGCGCTGCAGCAGCCGCACAAACAAGCGGCGCCGGGGAAACCTGTCCCTGGGGTGGCGGCGGTGACGGTGACAGCGGTGACGGTGGCACCGGCTGTGCcagatccccccccacccccccccgccaccggaGGGTTGGCTCACCGGCATGGCAGAGCCCCCCGCGGCTGCATGTTTGGGCTGCAGTGACACGGTGACAGGTCCCCGCCATGCCCAGGTGGCAGCGAGCCccgtggcggggggtggggggacacggtcccgggggtgtggggcagaggagtgagccctgccccacaccgcgaCCCATCGCCGTGGGTCTGGCCATCAccccagcacagctctgtggggcaTTGCGGCCCCCCGTGCCGagccccccggtgtccccagcatGGCTCTGGTGGGATCGGGGTGCCGGGGGGCAAGCAGGGAGGGtggcggggggtgtgtggggggggaatgTCCCCTGCCCGtcctctgcctgtcccctgcccgtcccGGCAATCCGGCTGTGCCACGTCTGCCTGGCAGGGGACCAGCCCCGCACCAGGATGTCCTGGCAGGGCTTGGCACGGCGTGTCCCCGAAGCCACACCGCGGGGTCCCCGAGCCTTCCCTCCCCatgccggggggagggggggggggtgggttcgggggtgggggggggggcgctgctggGTGAAACCCCACCCAGGAGCCTCTTCGTCCCCGAAAGGCCAAGGTCCGTGTTTACTCTGGGGGTGGCCGCCTTCCCCCCGGCCACCTttgtccctctccctccctggcaCCCCACCCCCGCCTCCAGCTCTCCGAGCCCCTCGCCGGCACccagccccgcatcccccccccccccccccaaatcctgcccctcccccccccagcaccctcccggcCGGATCCTGCTTGGAAGGATCCCGCTGGGAGTTTGTACGTCCATGCCCTGCCCGTGATGAGCAGGTGTCGGGGACCGTGGTtgaggggggggacggacggacagacacaccctgtgccacccccccaggtccccagcgTCACCCAGACCCCGCACCCCACACTCGGGACGGGATGTTCCCGTTGGATTCGGTGCCGCGATACCACCCGTGACGTCGGCGAAgtggcacggggcgggggggggtggggggggtgttggcGGCTTCATGGGGCAGGGGTGGTGTCTGgaggtgtcgtgtcccccccattCTGTACCCCCTCCatcctgccgcccccccccctccccgcccccagcctccccagggctgttttcctccctcttctctgctctgtaaTTAAATGGAAGTGGAAGgcctggccccgccgccccccccctcccccccccccccccccccccccaattaggGATGCAGCTCTCGTCTAACCTGTTTTCTGGAGACTGGAAACCAGTTTGTGCCACCGGGACCTGACACAACCCCGGGGGCTGATTCATCCACGGGGACCTGGGGCTgcccgttccccccgcccccccccccccatgcccaaGAGATGGGGGGAACTCTGGCCGGGatccgccccccccacccccccggccccttgCCCACCCTGGTGGGGCAGCCGGCCTGGGGGACCAGAGTCCCCTCCCGCCCCAGGAGGGACGCTGGGGACTGGCTGGTCCCAAAGGGTGGCCGGGAGCCATCCCCTGGGAAGcattgggatggggatggagctggcgggggggctctggggtgtcccctgcctggacccccgctccccctcctcgcTTAATCATCATGTCACCTTCATTAGCCGCGGAGGCTAACGATGCTGCCGAGCATCCGGCCCATCTTCTCTTTAATTAATGACCCGCGTGGCCCTGGTGGCCACCTGGGCAAGAGAGGACCGAGCCGGGGCTTCGTGGCCCCCtgaggatgtggggcagggggttgcGCTGACCCCCAGGGTGGTGGGGGTTTCTCCATGCTGGGGGTCCCCAACCACCTGGGTGGCCTCTCTGAGGGTGGCCCCAAGGTGGCCACGGGGCCACCAGGCACGGGGGGGTGTGTCTCCCCGTTGGGTTTGCTCCTGTCCCATGGCTGTCCCCTCGTGTCCAACACAGCCCTGGGGACTTGGCACggagtgtgtgtcccccccccaagccccttccCTGCAAAatccgtggggcaggggaggccCCTTGCACCCTTtgccctcttcctcttccttctcctccttctcttcctccttctcctcctcctccttctcttcctccttctcctcctcctccttctcttcctcctcctcctcctcctcagagtcAATATTGACCCAGGGCTGGGGCGCCCGATTCCCTGATCCCTCCCCGGTGGCACTGTCCCCTCTCCTGGCCAGACCTCCCCCCATCCCCGGTCCTTACCCCGGGGCTGTGCTCCCCAGAACCACTGTCCAGTCTGTCCCCTGCCAGGCTTTTGGGACAAACGGAGGGGTTGCAGTGGAAGGCGCAGGGGGACaggctccgtggggctggggacaggcttaGGGacgggctctgtggggctggggacaggctctgtGGGGTTGGGGACGGGCTCTGTGGGTTGGGGACAGGCTTGGGGACAGGCTCGGTGGAGCAGGGATGggctccatggggctggggacaggctctgtggggttggggacaggctccatggggcagggatgggcccTGTGGGGTTGAGGATGGGCTCTGTGGGGTTGGGGGCAtgctccatggggcagggacGAGCTCCATGGCATTGGGGACAGGctctgtggggttggggacacgctCCGTGGGGAAGGAATGGGCTCCGTGGGCCAGGGCCAGGCtccatggggttggggacaggctccgtggagcagggatgggctctgtggggctggtgacaggtcccatggggcagggacaggctcTGTCGGGCTGGGGACGGGCTCCGTGGTGTTGAGGACAGGCTTGGTGGGACAGGGACAAGCCCCATGGTGTCGGGGACAGGCTCTGTGGGGCAGGAACaggctccgtggggctggggacaggctccatggggctggggaatGGGCTCCATGGGGTTGGAGGTGGgctccatggggcagggatgggctctgtggggttggggacaggctccatggggcagggatgtgcTCCGTGGGGTTGAGGACGGGTTCTGTGGGCTTGGGAACAGGTTCCGTGGGGTTGGGGATGGGCTCCATGGGGCAGAGAcaggctctgtggggcagggatagGCTCCATGGCATCGGGGACAGGCTCTGTGGGGTTGGGCAaggccctgtggggctggagatAGTTTCCATGGGGCAGGTATGGGCTCCGTGGGGTTGGGCCTAGCTTCTCCCCCGCTGGctgctgggggtctgggggggcagaggagggtctgGAGCTGTCCCTGGGGACAACCAACCCGGGGGGGGTGCAGGactcccccctctgccccacggcgcggGGCTTGGCCCCatgccccagccccccccatgCTGGGATGCTACTCTGGGGGGCGTGACGGGCAATGGGGGGAGAAGCGAGGGGGCAGGgtctgtcccccccaccccaagaagGTCCCCCTGgcagccggggctcagccccgcaTGCCCAGGCTGCGACATGGCTCTGGGTGGCcaactgggctggactgggacagactgggctgagctgctggtcAGGATCCGGCTCCTCAGGGAGGGGGGCTGCCGGGGGTTTTGGGGAGTCTGAGAGGTGACCCCCACCCGGGGGTCCCCATGGCCATCCTCCCTCCCAGGGGTCCCCATGGCTGTCCTCCCGCCTAGGATCCCCATGGCCACCTTCCCACtcaggtgtccccatggccaccccaccacccagGGGTCACCACGGTCACCTACCCTCCCTTGGGTGTGCCCACGGCCACCCTCCCGCCCAGGGTCCCCATGGTCTCCCTCCATCCTGGGgcatccccatggccaccctccCTCAGGGGTCCCCATGGCTGCCCTCCCACCTCTTGGGGATCCCCATGACCATCCTTCTGgatgtccccatggccaccttCCTGCCCAGGGTCCCTAtggccaccctcctgcccagggTCCCCACAGTCACCCTCCCTCAGGGGTCCCTATGGCAGTCCTCCCACCCAGGGTCCCCATGGTCATCCTCTTGGGGGTCCCCATGTCCATCCTCTTGGGGATCCCCATGGCTGTCCTCCCACCTagggtccccatggccaccttCCTGGGGTTCTCCATGGGCTCCCACGATCCGAGGGGTCCCCATGGCCTCCCTCCATCCTGGGGTTCCTCACAGCCTCCATCCCTcgggggtccccatggccaccttCCTACCCAggatccccatggccaccctcctgggggtccccatggccgTCCTCCCACCCACGGTCCCCACAGCGCCCTCCCACCCAGGGTTCCCCATGGTCTTCCTGCATCCCAGGGGTCGCCATGGCCACCCTCCCATCCAGAGTCCCCACAGCCACCCTCACGCCCGGTGTCCTCATGGCCTCCCTCCATGCTGGGGGGTCGCCATGGCCACCCTCCCACCTGGAGTGTTCCTCATGACCATCCTCCCACCCAGTGTCCCCATGGCTGCCCTCCCGCCCAGGGTTTCCATGGCCACCCTCCCTCGGGGGTCCCCACGGCTGTCCTCCCACCTGGGGGGTTCCCCATGTCCTACCTCCATcctggggggtccccatggccaccctccTACCTACGGTCCCCATGACTGCCCTGCCACCCGAGGTTCCCCATGGTTGCCCTCCATCCCAGGGGTCCCCATGGCTGTCCTCCCACGGGGGTCACCATGGCCACCCTCCTGGtgatccccatggccaccctccCACCcgctgtccccaaggccaccttcCCACCCAGAGTCCCCATGGCCACCTGCCTGGGGGTCTCCATGGCCATCCTCTTGGtggtccccatggccaccttCCCACCCaaggtccccatggccaccctcctggggggtccccatggccGCCCCCCCAGCCAGGGCAGTTTCTCAGCTGCCCCCCCCTGCAGTGCAGGATGGAGTGCAAGGACGTGCCGGCGGAGACGCTCTACGACGTGCTGCATGACATCGAGTACCGGAAAAAATGGGACACCAACGTCATCGAGACCTTCGACATCGGGAAGCTGACCGTCAACTCCGACGTGGGCTACTACGCCTgtgaggagggggctgggggggcgggcggctggggggtgtcccagggctggGGTTAGGGGGGGCTGACCCCTGGTGTCGCATGCCTGGGTGCTGCATCCCTGGGAGCCGCATCCCTGGGTACCGCATCTTTGGGAGCCGCATCCCTGGGTACCACATCCCTGGGTTGGGAGGTGCCTGGGCATCCCTGGGATGAGCCTGGGTACCAGGTTTGGGGGTATTTGAGGGGATCCCCCAGAGGAGATGCCCATgctggaaggagggaggtgggggtgtggggtgtctCACGCCGGtgtctgtccccgtcccccccgctgTCTCCCCCAGGGAAGTGTCCCAAGCCCCTGAAGAACCGGGACGTCATCACGCTCCGCTCCTGGCTGCCCATGGGCAGTGACTACATCATCATGAACTACTCCGTCAAGCACCCCGTGAGTCCTGGGAGAGGGGGTTGgagggtgcggggggggtgtcagggtgtaCCCCATCCTGCCACTGACCTGCGTCGCGTCCCCCCCCCTCCTGCAGAAGTACCCCCCCCGCAAGGACATGGTGCGAGCGGTCTCCATCCAGACGGGCTACCTGATCGAGGGGACGGGAGCCAAGAGCTGCACCATCACCTACCTGGCCCAGGTGGACCCCAAAggtaaatttggggggggggaggggggaaatgtcccttgtgcccccccaccccccaccccggggaggcTGAGCCCACCCCCGTCTTGCCCTCCTGTCCCCCAGGGATTGTCACCCTCCGCTGTGGGGGGGCTGTGCTAACGAGGTTAAttaatggggtggggggggatttgggagcTGGGagtcgggggtggggggatttCGGCgggggcagggatgcaggcagggtgGGAACGTTTTGGGCCGGTTCTCTTGAAATAATCCCTGTTTTGGGGTAGAAGCAGCGGcgaaaatagcatttttttttggGAAAGAAGGTGGGAGCGGTTTGGGTGGAACCCCCATTTCCCTGGAAtgtcctgtgtctgtctgtcctgtcccccaccccccccccacctctctggaggggtgtccccaagccctcCTGTCCCCAAGGAGGgtgacttggggggggggggggggaaggcggcacTGGGGGTCCCAGCCtgtctcctcccacccccccgcaccTTCTCTCTCCAGGTTCCCTGCCGAAATGGGTGGTGAACAAATCCTCCCAGTTCCTGGCCCCCAAGGTGAGTCGGGAGGGAggacacggggggcgggggggtgggggtggcgaggggtgtccccgtgtgtgtcgcccccccgtccccacctcGGCTccatcccactctcaggaaagccagagccgggggggggtggggggtgggggggtgtttaaGTGACTTCCGATCCATAAATCCCCACCGGCGCGGACCAAGGGGAGAGAAACCTCCGGGTCCGGATACGAACATTTCGTAGTTTCCCCAAAATAATTAGTGCGGCTCTTAACGAGCCCGCGGGAATGGGTCAGGCCTGGCACTAATTAGGGCAagcttaaggtcgttacttaatgACTCCAACCGGTACTTAATGGCTCTGAGAGAGAGGAGAAacggagggatggaggatggaaaagagagagaaaaagacggAGATGAAGAGATCGCTGGGCCCAGCTCCAGCATCTTTtacagggaatcttcccaggcacaaacttcttctttcttgggaaaaatcttctcAGGTACCACCtgcttgggaaaaatcttcccagctaCGGTCtctcttgggaaaaatcttcccaggtaccaTCTTCTtaggaaaaatcttcccagctgTGATCTTCTTgggaaaaaatcttcccaggtatgttctttcttgggaaaaagtcTTCCCAGGTACCATCTTCTTGGGGAAAGTCTTCCCAGGTATGGTCTTTGTTCGGAAAAACCTTCCCAGGTACCATCTTCTCAGGAAAAACTTTCCCAGGTAT
Above is a window of Larus michahellis chromosome 1, bLarMic1.1, whole genome shotgun sequence DNA encoding:
- the STARD10 gene encoding START domain-containing protein 10, with the translated sequence MSGRDSVQIPDDRDFGAFRAECESERGWSLTYSKAGVAVWVQLLEPERSLHKIKCRMECKDVPAETLYDVLHDIEYRKKWDTNVIETFDIGKLTVNSDVGYYAWKCPKPLKNRDVITLRSWLPMGSDYIIMNYSVKHPKYPPRKDMVRAVSIQTGYLIEGTGAKSCTITYLAQVDPKGSLPKWVVNKSSQFLAPKAMKKMYKACLKYPAWKERHDPHFKPWLFPEQSRLPALPLSELSLQHADSLENIDESALPEAKDDRAEASDEDSVN